In the Nymphalis io chromosome 2, ilAglIoxx1.1, whole genome shotgun sequence genome, one interval contains:
- the LOC126778077 gene encoding cylicin-1-like, whose translation MKSKSFELPKQATEKVKPDKTYDFINYYKPASETNVKLVDKLKSEDAGSKETTSNIKSRIFTRERSPNKKKKKLKDDSINISKINIDSNNLPHSSRREDGYKVTSTPNAGGKKDINENVKSIMKNSSTMDNSVDTTKVCVTKNKPKKRNKSVSFMLDDTETVAIKRSKSELSVMDIKISQNSKSNFGSLKTKKPKKKSQDGKENKVNANNFKVEIDTSDDKKDASKENAKSEKGETCEVMDIPTNEKQDKLAIKKNKRQKKTKHVENSADQEPVNGIQIDEDKEKKKKKKKRQAKQIKDKTDAESEPATKTSKKDIKPDVIAQDLENLSIGDNAHTLTNLLDEMTVVDKKKKLKKAKKNKQQNSDLSTDMGETKLVEEKEKVKWIKRKWNKDKKGGVNDDKLVTSIVVENLPLKIMCNYKKLLTEHFTMFGPIKLVGIAEVYSIEHPEVFTTTINFESEDAANKALEEDNTLLEGNRIRVKRPLPPSQTTLVVRSYADLSEPALSSVFTSAGRIRNVRRLVKGKKSMCTAFIEFDGPEAVERAIKMAEDVKIGGKKLFAAKFELRNKNKKLKIDKKNEYNGASDDSSD comes from the exons atgAAATCAAAATCATTTGAATTACCAAAACAAGCGACCGAGAAGGTAAAACCAGATAAAACATATGActttataaactattataagcCTGCTTCGGAGACTAATGTCAAATTAGTTGATAAGCTCAAATCAGAAGATGCCGGTAGCAAAGAAACTACATCTAATATTAAATCACGCATATTCACACGAGAGCGctcaccaaataaaaaaaagaaaaagttgaAAGAcgatagtataaatatttccaaaataaatatagacagTAATAACTTACCACATAGTTCTAGAAGAGAAGATGGTTACAAAGTGACATCCACTCCTAATGCTGGAGGTAAAAAAGATATAAACGAAAATGTTAAGTCTATAATGAAGAACTCATCAACTATGGACAATTCTGTTGATACAACAAAAGTTTGTGTGACTAAAAACAAACCCAAAAAGAGGAACAAGTCAGTAAGCTTTATGTTGGATGATACTGAAACGGTTGCTATTAAAAGATCCAAATCAGAGCTATCAGTAATGGacattaaaatatcacaaaatagCAAAAGTAACTTTGGTTCACTCAAAACCAAAAAACCAAAGAAAAAATCTCAGGATGGAAAAGAAAACAAAGTTAATGCTAATAATTTCAAAGTAGAAATTGACACATCAGATGATAAGAAAGATGCATCAAAAGAAAATGCTAAGTCAGAGAAAGGAGAAACATGTGAGGTGATGGATATCCCAACTAATGAAAAGCAAGATAAACTGgcaataaagaaaaacaaaagacaaaaaaaaacaaaacatgttgAAAATTCTGCTGACCAAGAACCAGTAAATGGAATTCAAATAGAtgaagataaagaaaaaaaaaagaaaaagaaaaaacgtCAAgctaaacaaataaaagataaaacagaTGCAGAAAGTGAACCAGCCACAAAGACCtctaaaaaagatataaaaccaGATGTAATAGCACAAGATTTGGAAAATTTAAGTATTGGAGATAATGCACATACTTTGACAAATCTTCTTGACGAAATGACAGTTGTAGATAAGAAAAAGAAGCTCAAAAAGGCAAAAAAGAATAAGCAACAAAATTCTGACTTATCCACCGACATGGGCGAAACAAAATTAGTGGAAGAGAAAGAAAAGGTAAAATGGATAAAACGGAAGTGgaacaaagacaaaaaaggtGGTGTCAACGATGACAAACTTGTAACATCAATTGTTGTTGAGAACCTGCCCTTAAAAATAATGTGCAACTATAAAAAGCTGCTCACTGAACATTTTACTATGTTTGGTCCAATAAAACTAGTTGG GATTGCTGAAGTGTACTCTATTGAACATCCTGAAGTGTTCACAACAACAATAAACTTTGAAAGTGAGGATGCCGCAAATAAG GCCTTAGAGGAAGACAATACACTACTCGAAGGCAACCGCATTCGCGTTAAGCGACCCCTTCCACCATCTCAGACAACGTTGGTTGTGAGGTCGTATGCAGATTTATCAGAACCAGCTCTCAGTTCGGTCTTCACCAGTGCGGGTCGGATAAGAAATGTTCGAAGATTGGTGAAAGGCAAAAAGTCCATGT GTACAGCTTTCATTGAGTTCGATGGTCCCGAAGCAGTGGAGCGGGCCATTAAAATGGCGGAAGACGTGAAAATTGGCGGCAAAAAACT